One Microbacterium sp. zg-B96 genomic region harbors:
- a CDS encoding dipeptide/oligopeptide/nickel ABC transporter ATP-binding protein, producing the protein MSALLEVEDLTLSYPGKGFRRRSPEILKGVSLNIAPGETLGLVGESGSGKTTLGRAVLGLASPTGGSIRFDGRDITHLPSKRRRPLARDIQVVFQDPYTSLNPALQIADILAEPLIAQGLEGREARMRVMTLLDRVGMPSNSAQRYPREFSGGQRQRVAIARALALKPRLIVCDEPVSALDLTTQARVMDLFIELQRETGVAYLFITHDLSVVRHISHRVAVMYRGELVETGSTAQVTSNPIDEYTRTLLLAAPTSDPDRQRARREARWALKAALAAAR; encoded by the coding sequence ATGAGTGCATTGCTGGAGGTCGAGGATCTGACTCTCAGCTACCCGGGCAAGGGATTTCGCCGGCGATCTCCAGAGATTCTCAAGGGGGTTTCGCTCAACATCGCGCCGGGCGAGACGCTAGGGCTGGTGGGCGAGTCCGGGTCGGGAAAGACGACTTTGGGTCGAGCGGTCCTGGGCCTGGCGAGCCCGACAGGAGGGTCCATTCGCTTCGACGGCCGTGACATCACCCACCTTCCGAGCAAGCGAAGGCGCCCTCTGGCCCGTGACATCCAGGTCGTCTTCCAAGATCCATACACGAGCCTGAATCCCGCGTTGCAGATCGCGGACATCCTTGCCGAGCCGCTCATCGCCCAGGGGCTGGAAGGTCGGGAAGCGCGGATGCGCGTCATGACGCTGCTCGATCGCGTGGGGATGCCGTCCAACTCCGCCCAGAGGTACCCACGGGAGTTCAGTGGTGGCCAGCGTCAGCGTGTTGCGATCGCGCGCGCTCTCGCGTTGAAGCCGCGCCTCATCGTGTGCGACGAGCCGGTCAGCGCGCTGGATCTGACGACGCAGGCGCGTGTGATGGACCTGTTCATCGAGCTCCAACGTGAGACCGGGGTCGCCTACCTGTTCATCACACACGACTTGTCGGTCGTTCGGCACATCAGCCACCGCGTTGCCGTGATGTACCGCGGCGAGCTCGTCGAGACCGGGTCGACCGCTCAGGTGACGTCGAACCCGATCGACGAGTACACGCGCACGCTGCTACTCGCCGCACCGACATCTGACCCCGACAGGCAGCGCGCGCGCCGTGAGGCACGCTGGGCGCTCAAGGCAGCGCTGGCTGCGGCTCGGTGA
- a CDS encoding dipeptide/oligopeptide/nickel ABC transporter permease/ATP-binding protein: MTVYDPADSIVANEIPDLTTRKRAGAFRRLLRKPLGLGSLVVLLAIVLLGLFEPLLSTHDPMYASLDHINAAPGTPGWPLGGDQYGRDIWARVLTSINVSVISALIGAGVGVAVGSVFGLIAGYVGKRTDAIASWVFNLLMTFPALILVMVLYPVMGSSYQGMMFIFGLFLAPGIFRLVRNLVEGVRNELYVDAARVSGLSNWRILSRHVFYIVRGPVIISASFLASSAIGVQAGLAFLGFGSTQTPSFGSMTNDAFINIYSQPIQLVWPALFLALLNGGLILLGNAYRDVLAGPQSTVKKKRSLAAAVPEPAADPDAAAETMRGGLLSVRNLRVQYPMPDGNYREVVRGVSLDVNPGEIVGVVGESGSGKTQTAFSILGLLPKEARITADELTLAGDSLLGKSPGELRKLRGGVISYIPQEPMANLDPSFTVGSQLMEGLTKSMSRKEAKDSILALLERVGIPDPRRTFASYPHQISGGMAQRVLIAGAVVSRPKLLIADEPTTALDVTVQAEILDLLRELQGELGMGVLLVTHNFGVIADLADRVVVMRDGELVEEGPVREIFQSPKQRYTQELVGAILDEDVVREDLPVTAAAGEGRK, from the coding sequence ATGACCGTCTACGATCCCGCAGACTCGATCGTCGCCAATGAGATCCCCGATCTGACGACGAGGAAGCGAGCAGGTGCTTTCCGGCGTCTGCTGCGCAAACCGCTGGGCCTGGGCAGCTTGGTCGTCCTCCTTGCCATCGTGCTTCTAGGTCTGTTCGAGCCGCTCCTGAGCACCCACGACCCCATGTATGCGTCGCTGGACCATATCAATGCCGCTCCGGGCACACCGGGCTGGCCGCTGGGTGGTGACCAGTACGGTCGCGACATTTGGGCGAGGGTCCTGACATCCATCAATGTCTCAGTCATTTCGGCGCTGATCGGCGCCGGAGTCGGAGTCGCCGTGGGCTCTGTCTTCGGCCTCATCGCCGGATACGTCGGCAAGCGCACTGACGCCATCGCCTCCTGGGTCTTCAATCTCCTGATGACCTTCCCCGCCCTGATCCTGGTGATGGTGCTCTACCCCGTCATGGGGAGCAGTTACCAGGGAATGATGTTCATCTTCGGGCTGTTCCTTGCTCCGGGCATCTTCAGACTCGTTCGAAACCTCGTCGAGGGGGTCCGCAACGAGCTGTACGTGGATGCCGCCCGAGTGTCGGGCCTGTCGAATTGGCGGATCCTCTCCCGGCACGTTTTCTACATCGTCCGCGGGCCGGTCATCATCTCGGCATCCTTCCTCGCGAGCTCCGCCATCGGCGTTCAGGCAGGACTCGCGTTCCTCGGCTTCGGGTCCACGCAGACGCCGAGCTTCGGGTCGATGACCAATGACGCGTTCATCAACATCTACTCCCAGCCGATCCAGCTGGTGTGGCCGGCGCTGTTTCTCGCTCTCCTCAATGGAGGGCTGATCTTGCTCGGAAACGCCTACCGCGACGTGTTGGCAGGTCCGCAATCGACCGTGAAGAAGAAGCGAAGCTTGGCGGCGGCGGTGCCGGAGCCTGCTGCAGACCCGGACGCGGCGGCAGAGACGATGCGCGGAGGATTGCTGAGCGTCCGCAATCTTCGCGTCCAGTACCCGATGCCCGACGGCAACTATAGGGAGGTCGTTCGTGGCGTGTCGCTGGATGTGAACCCCGGCGAAATCGTCGGAGTCGTGGGTGAATCGGGTTCGGGCAAGACGCAGACGGCATTCTCGATCCTCGGGCTGCTGCCCAAGGAAGCGCGGATCACGGCGGATGAGCTGACGCTTGCCGGTGACTCGCTGCTGGGCAAGTCGCCGGGCGAGCTGCGCAAACTACGCGGAGGTGTCATCTCGTACATTCCCCAAGAACCGATGGCGAATCTCGACCCGAGCTTCACTGTCGGCTCGCAGCTGATGGAGGGGCTCACCAAGAGCATGTCCCGCAAGGAAGCCAAGGACTCCATCCTCGCCCTGCTCGAACGGGTAGGGATCCCCGACCCGCGGCGCACCTTCGCGTCCTACCCCCATCAGATCTCAGGAGGGATGGCACAGCGCGTTCTCATCGCCGGAGCCGTCGTCTCACGGCCGAAGCTGCTCATCGCGGACGAGCCGACGACCGCACTGGACGTCACGGTGCAGGCAGAGATCCTCGATTTGCTGCGCGAACTGCAGGGGGAGTTGGGAATGGGCGTGCTTCTGGTGACGCACAACTTCGGCGTCATCGCCGACCTCGCGGACCGCGTGGTCGTCATGCGCGACGGCGAACTTGTGGAGGAGGGTCCGGTGAGGGAGATCTTCCAGTCGCCGAAGCAGCGATACACGCAGGAACTCGTTGGCGCCATCCTCGACGAGGACGTGGTGCGGGAGGACCTCCCGGTGACTGCCGCAGCAGGAGAGGGACGGAAATGA
- a CDS encoding ABC transporter permease has product MISFILRRLGSGLVLIFIVTAITFFLTFGAGIPVALNILGPAATPEQVETLNTRLGLDRPIFEQYFSWLGGVFRGDLGTSYFTSEPVADSLVNRLPITLSIVALACIITLIVSVVLGVASAARGGWLDNVLQGIATFSYVFPAIVLGIVLVYLFAIVLRWVPAIGFVPMEESFGGWFASVILPAVVLSIGGIASLAAQIRGSMIDELNREYVRSLRSRGVSEMSILLKHTLRNAAGPGLTTFSLMFISMFGASLFVEKIFALPGFGTYGYLATIQGDLPAMLGVSLFSVGLVVIVNLLVDLANGWLNPKVRAS; this is encoded by the coding sequence GTGATCTCGTTTATCCTCAGGCGGCTGGGTTCGGGACTTGTCCTGATCTTCATCGTCACCGCCATCACCTTCTTCCTGACCTTCGGCGCGGGCATCCCGGTTGCGCTGAATATCCTCGGCCCTGCTGCGACGCCGGAGCAGGTAGAGACCCTTAACACCCGGCTCGGCCTCGACCGCCCCATCTTCGAGCAGTATTTCTCCTGGCTCGGAGGCGTCTTCCGTGGGGACCTGGGTACGTCCTACTTCACGAGCGAACCCGTGGCGGATTCGCTTGTGAACCGGCTTCCGATCACGCTGTCGATCGTCGCGCTCGCGTGCATCATCACGCTCATCGTCAGTGTCGTCCTCGGAGTCGCATCGGCCGCCCGTGGCGGGTGGTTGGACAACGTGTTGCAGGGCATCGCGACGTTCTCCTATGTGTTCCCCGCCATCGTGCTCGGGATCGTGCTGGTTTATCTGTTCGCCATTGTGTTGCGATGGGTGCCGGCCATCGGGTTCGTGCCGATGGAGGAATCCTTCGGTGGTTGGTTCGCCTCGGTGATCTTGCCGGCGGTGGTGCTCTCCATCGGAGGTATCGCCTCCCTTGCGGCACAAATTCGCGGTTCGATGATAGATGAACTGAACCGCGAATATGTGCGATCGCTCCGCAGCCGCGGGGTCTCCGAGATGTCCATTCTTCTCAAGCACACGCTGCGCAACGCGGCCGGCCCGGGACTGACAACGTTCTCGCTCATGTTCATTTCGATGTTCGGTGCGTCGCTGTTCGTCGAGAAGATCTTTGCACTTCCTGGTTTCGGTACCTATGGCTACCTAGCCACCATCCAGGGAGATCTCCCGGCCATGCTCGGGGTGTCTCTGTTCAGTGTCGGGCTGGTCGTCATCGTGAACCTCCTCGTCGACTTGGCGAACGGATGGCTCAACCCGAAGGTGAGGGCTTCATGA
- a CDS encoding ABC transporter substrate-binding protein gives MTRAKSLRVAGLALAAAAAVVLAGCSAGESGEDAEEAPQEDRTLRLALSAPPSNFSIGAWSGGDATLFLSVYDTVFHRNLDGSLSGGIAEEWEYNDDSTQLTLTIRDGVEFTNGEVLDAQAVVAALDVARAGASTAANLASVTDIEATDESTVVISLARPDASLIPILSGVSGAIGAPEVLTAESSQLEPVGSGAYTLSDESTAGATYILEKNEDFYDAESYPFSTVEMQVIADSTAAQNAMKAGQLHVTGLSNKDQFAQFPADQFTTGVSLPGTLGALWLVDREGVVVPALADARVRQAINLAFDREAIATGLGSGYLHPTAQVFSPSGAAFHEDLTATYDLDVEEAKNLLTEAGYPDGFAVTMPSTVMSTQFESAIGQALADIGITVTWESVPFQDFYAKVLGGSYGMFFMFNGFSGSDAGDANASLAGVFNPFGSTTDELEALLAEANASGDEAAFGAVNEYLVEQAWFAPMVYITPLYVVSNDIDYTPPVVANQNVLPFAPAE, from the coding sequence ATGACACGTGCGAAGAGTCTGCGAGTCGCCGGGCTAGCGCTGGCGGCGGCCGCCGCAGTGGTATTGGCGGGATGCTCGGCGGGGGAGAGCGGTGAGGATGCCGAAGAGGCACCTCAAGAAGACCGCACATTGCGTCTGGCGCTCAGCGCACCTCCCTCCAACTTCTCCATCGGCGCATGGTCAGGTGGCGACGCGACCCTGTTCCTGTCGGTGTACGACACCGTGTTCCACCGTAACCTCGACGGTTCGCTCTCCGGCGGCATTGCGGAGGAATGGGAGTACAACGACGACTCCACGCAGCTCACTTTGACCATCCGTGACGGCGTCGAATTCACTAACGGTGAGGTGCTCGATGCGCAGGCCGTCGTAGCTGCGCTCGACGTAGCTCGCGCGGGCGCCTCGACTGCCGCGAACCTCGCGTCGGTCACCGACATCGAGGCCACCGATGAGTCCACGGTGGTCATCTCACTGGCGCGACCGGACGCTTCGCTGATCCCGATCTTGAGCGGTGTATCCGGCGCCATCGGCGCCCCGGAGGTCCTCACCGCCGAGAGTTCCCAGCTCGAGCCGGTCGGATCAGGCGCCTACACGCTGAGCGACGAGTCGACGGCAGGCGCCACGTACATCCTCGAGAAGAACGAGGACTTCTACGATGCCGAGTCCTATCCGTTCAGCACCGTAGAGATGCAGGTCATCGCGGACTCGACGGCTGCGCAGAACGCCATGAAGGCCGGCCAGCTCCACGTGACCGGTCTCAGCAATAAAGACCAGTTCGCCCAGTTCCCCGCCGACCAGTTCACGACCGGCGTCAGCCTCCCCGGAACGCTCGGCGCCCTGTGGCTCGTTGACCGCGAAGGCGTGGTTGTGCCCGCTCTCGCAGACGCACGGGTCCGTCAGGCGATCAACCTCGCCTTCGACCGGGAGGCAATCGCAACCGGACTCGGGTCGGGATATCTGCACCCGACCGCGCAGGTGTTCAGCCCCAGCGGTGCCGCGTTCCACGAGGACCTCACCGCCACCTATGACCTCGACGTCGAGGAAGCCAAGAACCTGCTAACCGAGGCCGGATACCCCGACGGCTTTGCGGTGACCATGCCCAGCACGGTGATGAGCACGCAGTTCGAATCAGCCATCGGGCAGGCCCTGGCCGACATCGGCATTACGGTCACTTGGGAGTCGGTGCCTTTCCAGGACTTCTACGCCAAGGTGCTAGGCGGCAGCTACGGCATGTTCTTCATGTTCAACGGCTTCAGCGGCTCGGATGCGGGCGATGCGAACGCGTCGCTCGCGGGAGTGTTCAACCCCTTCGGCTCGACGACCGACGAGTTGGAGGCGCTTCTCGCTGAAGCCAACGCCTCCGGGGATGAAGCGGCGTTCGGCGCTGTGAACGAGTACCTCGTCGAGCAGGCATGGTTCGCGCCGATGGTCTACATCACCCCGCTGTACGTGGTGTCGAATGACATCGACTACACGCCTCCCGTCGTCGCCAACCAGAACGTCCTGCCCTTCGCGCCGGCCGAGTAA
- a CDS encoding LacI family DNA-binding transcriptional regulator: MARRAGVSRSTVSNILNGNDARFPEQTRQKVLDAARELEYQPSVAGRSLVSGRSDTIVVLVANAGFAAHFQDAVERVMANTRQIGGNVVIRVAGESPRATSQAVAVLRPLAVVDLGVLTPDDRVWLEDRGTVIVPSLVSGRSSTRLDGGISDLQASALLHHKPKALWFAVPATYERDPYVPSRLEALRRVARTAGLPESSLIAVDLTVESGIAAMRTVLSGPTPAGIAAYNDDVALAMLAAARELSVAVPKTIAVVGVDNSPVGQMWSPRLTTVDTDLVGMVDAIAIELRILLGESELEMPTTRTHFSLVRGETA, from the coding sequence GTGGCACGCCGCGCTGGCGTTTCCCGGTCAACGGTCAGCAACATCCTCAACGGAAATGACGCGCGTTTTCCGGAGCAGACCCGGCAGAAGGTCCTCGACGCTGCCCGCGAGCTGGAGTATCAGCCCTCCGTCGCTGGTCGGTCGCTCGTGAGCGGCCGCAGCGACACCATCGTCGTTCTCGTCGCCAACGCCGGCTTCGCCGCCCACTTCCAAGACGCTGTAGAACGCGTGATGGCCAACACTCGGCAGATTGGCGGGAACGTCGTCATTCGGGTCGCTGGGGAGAGCCCTAGGGCGACCTCGCAGGCGGTTGCCGTCTTGCGGCCGCTGGCAGTAGTGGATCTCGGGGTACTCACGCCCGACGACCGGGTATGGCTGGAGGATCGCGGGACCGTCATCGTCCCGTCGCTGGTTTCGGGTCGCTCGAGCACGCGACTCGACGGTGGAATCTCCGATCTCCAGGCATCCGCACTCCTACACCACAAGCCGAAGGCTCTGTGGTTCGCGGTCCCCGCGACCTACGAACGCGACCCATACGTGCCCAGTCGACTTGAGGCGTTGCGCCGAGTAGCTCGCACCGCCGGACTCCCCGAGTCGTCGCTCATAGCCGTCGACCTCACTGTCGAAAGCGGCATCGCCGCCATGCGAACCGTCCTCTCGGGGCCGACCCCCGCCGGTATCGCTGCTTACAACGACGATGTCGCCCTGGCAATGCTCGCCGCTGCCCGAGAACTCAGCGTCGCCGTGCCCAAGACGATCGCCGTCGTTGGGGTCGACAACTCCCCCGTCGGCCAGATGTGGTCACCACGTCTCACCACCGTGGACACCGATCTCGTCGGCATGGTCGACGCCATCGCGATCGAACTGCGGATTTTGCTGGGCGAGTCGGAGTTGGAGATGCCGACCACTCGCACGCACTTCTCGCTCGTGCGTGGCGAAACAGCGTAA
- a CDS encoding glycoside hydrolase family 2 TIM barrel-domain containing protein, translating to MRTMFNDGWAYRPKATAFQEIGGTDGADWVDVVLPHDAVISTARSADAPRGETTGYFHGGAFEYRRTLHIPESDSGKLIALEFDGVYRDANVYVNGALAGQDAFGYSRFAVRIDPFVNFGADNEIRVDCRTHLDSRWYTGAGIYRDVHLIVKEPVHAAIDGLRVTTVDVDEEWATIEVATTVGSVLPTTATARVRTLLLGPDGVQVAQTESPATLLPQGTEMVRHRMLVANPSRWNVDSPSLYTAKVEVRVASTVDEAETAFGIRTLQVDAVRGLRINGTTVKLRGACIHHDNGALGSAAFPAAEERKIRLLKEAGFNAIRSAHNPASSALLDACDRLGMLVMDETFDMWTQAKSAFDYSFEFPQWWERDVAALVAKDFNHPSVIFYSIGNEIPEAGDRFGALWGRRLAEKVRELDPTRLVTNGINGFVAVLDMILEGRKHRAPQVAPGDGGVNAMMGAIGAMMAQIQASPPVTSRTEESFSVLDVAGMNYGVARYEMDRELFPDRVIVGTETWPGDIDVNWQLVRNNAHVLGDFTWTGFDYLGEAGAGVLRYKEPDTELRSTFATDFPGLTAFTGDLDITGFRRPVSYYREIVFGLRRTPYIAVQRPERYGQEIASATPWSWSDTVSSWSWTGSEGRRTQVEVYSDGDEVELLLEGASLGRTAVGATRAFRVEFDVEYRPGLLEAVAYSGGRETGRTFLATAGSGVRLAVRAEDVEPRVGDVVYLQVLLEDDAGVVHNTADRLVTITVEGPAVLQGFASGLHTTRESLVDSEHTTYDGRALAIIRTTGRGEVRVTASAEGLSPMSTVVSVT from the coding sequence ATGCGCACCATGTTCAACGACGGCTGGGCATACCGCCCGAAGGCCACAGCGTTTCAAGAGATCGGCGGGACGGACGGTGCTGATTGGGTCGACGTCGTGCTACCGCACGATGCCGTCATCAGCACGGCGCGATCGGCCGATGCTCCGCGAGGTGAGACAACGGGTTACTTTCACGGCGGCGCCTTCGAATACCGCCGTACCCTGCACATACCGGAAAGCGACAGCGGCAAGCTGATCGCGCTCGAATTCGACGGTGTGTACCGTGACGCCAACGTGTACGTCAACGGGGCACTCGCGGGGCAGGATGCCTTCGGGTATTCGCGCTTCGCCGTTCGCATCGACCCGTTCGTGAACTTCGGTGCGGACAACGAGATCCGTGTGGACTGTCGCACCCATCTCGATTCGCGGTGGTACACGGGTGCTGGCATCTACCGTGATGTCCATCTCATCGTGAAAGAGCCCGTCCATGCCGCCATCGACGGACTGCGCGTCACCACAGTCGATGTGGACGAAGAGTGGGCGACGATCGAAGTGGCGACGACGGTGGGAAGCGTGCTTCCGACCACGGCGACCGCTCGAGTGCGGACCCTGTTGCTCGGGCCCGACGGCGTCCAAGTCGCCCAGACCGAGTCGCCGGCCACCCTGCTGCCACAGGGGACCGAGATGGTGCGCCATCGGATGCTTGTTGCGAACCCCTCGAGGTGGAACGTCGACAGCCCTTCGCTGTACACCGCCAAAGTGGAAGTCCGCGTTGCGAGCACCGTCGACGAAGCTGAGACTGCGTTCGGGATCCGTACGCTGCAGGTCGACGCGGTCCGCGGACTTCGCATCAATGGAACGACAGTAAAACTTCGCGGAGCCTGCATCCATCACGATAATGGGGCGCTGGGCTCGGCCGCGTTTCCTGCGGCCGAGGAGCGAAAGATCCGCCTTCTCAAAGAGGCAGGCTTCAACGCCATACGCAGCGCGCACAACCCTGCCAGCTCGGCGCTTCTGGATGCGTGCGACCGACTGGGCATGCTGGTCATGGATGAGACCTTCGACATGTGGACCCAGGCGAAGTCGGCATTCGACTACTCGTTCGAATTCCCGCAGTGGTGGGAGCGGGACGTTGCTGCGCTCGTGGCGAAGGACTTCAACCATCCTTCTGTCATCTTCTACTCGATCGGAAACGAGATTCCGGAGGCCGGCGACCGTTTCGGAGCACTGTGGGGGAGGCGCCTTGCGGAGAAGGTTCGTGAGCTGGACCCCACTCGTCTGGTCACGAACGGGATTAACGGGTTCGTCGCGGTGCTGGACATGATCCTCGAGGGCCGCAAGCATCGGGCTCCCCAGGTCGCGCCGGGCGACGGTGGCGTCAACGCGATGATGGGTGCCATCGGCGCGATGATGGCCCAAATCCAGGCATCGCCCCCAGTCACGTCGCGCACCGAGGAGTCGTTCTCGGTCCTGGACGTCGCGGGGATGAACTACGGGGTTGCGCGGTACGAGATGGATCGCGAGCTCTTCCCCGATCGAGTGATCGTGGGTACGGAGACGTGGCCGGGCGACATCGACGTCAACTGGCAACTCGTGCGCAACAACGCCCACGTCCTGGGCGACTTCACGTGGACAGGCTTCGACTATCTGGGTGAAGCGGGCGCAGGGGTGCTTCGGTACAAAGAGCCCGACACCGAGCTGCGCTCGACATTCGCCACGGATTTTCCGGGCCTGACTGCATTCACAGGTGACCTGGACATCACGGGGTTTCGCAGGCCGGTCTCGTACTACCGCGAGATCGTGTTCGGGTTGCGCCGCACCCCGTACATCGCCGTGCAGCGTCCGGAGCGATACGGGCAGGAGATCGCGTCGGCGACGCCGTGGTCCTGGAGCGATACGGTTTCGAGTTGGTCGTGGACGGGCTCTGAGGGTCGACGCACCCAGGTGGAGGTGTACAGCGACGGTGATGAGGTCGAGCTGCTCCTCGAAGGGGCTTCGCTTGGTCGCACCGCGGTCGGCGCGACCCGCGCTTTCCGTGTCGAGTTCGACGTCGAATACCGGCCAGGCCTCTTGGAGGCTGTCGCATACTCAGGCGGGCGCGAGACGGGGCGCACCTTTCTTGCGACTGCCGGGTCAGGCGTGCGCTTGGCGGTTCGTGCCGAGGACGTCGAGCCTCGCGTCGGCGACGTGGTGTACCTGCAGGTGCTTCTCGAAGACGACGCGGGCGTGGTGCACAACACCGCGGACCGACTTGTCACGATCACCGTGGAGGGTCCAGCTGTGCTCCAGGGCTTCGCGAGCGGGCTGCACACCACGAGAGAGTCTTTGGTGGACAGCGAGCACACGACCTACGATGGGCGCGCGCTGGCGATCATCCGGACGACCGGGAGGGGTGAAGTGCGCGTCACAGCATCTGCCGAAGGGCTCAGCCCGATGTCGACCGTGGTTTCTGTGACCTGA
- a CDS encoding EI24 domain-containing protein: MAFLGGGFSFWRRRPGLMALGLVPAVIVGALFLAGLITLGVFLPDLTEAVTPFADGWPALWATVIRLAVGTAMVGAALVLVAVSFTVLTLFIGEPFYDRIWKAVEADAGSAGIAADYGFWRSVRDGLALFVRGIGVALLAAVVGLVPVVGGILGAVCGVLLTGWLLADELATRALAARGIGAGARRKLMRAHRARMLGFGVATQLCFLVPLGAVATMPAAVAGSTRLARSLLQPAAVDPGR; encoded by the coding sequence ATGGCCTTCTTAGGCGGCGGATTCTCATTCTGGCGTCGACGCCCGGGGCTCATGGCCCTGGGCCTGGTCCCCGCGGTGATCGTCGGCGCGCTGTTCCTGGCGGGACTCATCACCCTGGGCGTCTTCCTGCCCGACCTCACCGAGGCGGTCACCCCGTTCGCCGACGGCTGGCCGGCGCTGTGGGCAACCGTCATCCGCCTCGCCGTCGGTACCGCGATGGTGGGCGCGGCTCTCGTACTCGTCGCCGTGTCGTTCACAGTACTCACCCTGTTCATCGGGGAGCCGTTCTACGACCGCATCTGGAAGGCCGTAGAGGCGGATGCCGGCAGCGCCGGTATCGCCGCCGACTACGGCTTCTGGCGCTCCGTTCGCGACGGGCTCGCCCTCTTCGTGCGCGGCATCGGCGTCGCCCTGCTGGCCGCGGTGGTCGGCCTCGTCCCGGTCGTGGGCGGCATCCTGGGCGCGGTCTGCGGCGTGCTGCTGACCGGTTGGCTGCTCGCCGACGAGCTGGCCACGCGGGCGCTCGCGGCACGCGGCATCGGCGCCGGCGCACGGCGGAAGCTCATGCGAGCGCACCGCGCACGCATGCTGGGCTTCGGCGTCGCCACGCAACTGTGCTTCCTGGTGCCCCTGGGCGCGGTCGCCACCATGCCCGCAGCGGTGGCCGGATCCACCCGGCTGGCGCGGTCGCTGCTGCAGCCGGCCGCGGTCGATCCCGGCCGTTGA
- a CDS encoding TetR/AcrR family transcriptional regulator produces MTEPTQDRILDAAARVMRERGLARTTTKEIARAAGCSEALLYKHFADKQEIFVRVLGERMPPVRITSDMVGKDSVAGNLERIVEQLLAFYVQSFPIAASIFSSHDLVTAHRESMHARGVGPHMPALMVRNYLEAEADAGRIARDADAEAIATALTGAALYQAFLAAFSGALQIEHSGELARSLVAVVLPALVPAGPRTELTTDD; encoded by the coding sequence GTGACGGAGCCGACGCAGGACCGCATCCTGGACGCGGCCGCTCGGGTCATGCGCGAGCGGGGGCTGGCGCGGACGACGACGAAGGAGATCGCGCGCGCTGCGGGATGCTCGGAGGCGCTGCTGTACAAGCATTTCGCGGACAAGCAGGAGATCTTCGTGCGGGTGCTCGGCGAGCGGATGCCTCCCGTGCGGATCACCAGCGACATGGTGGGAAAGGACTCGGTCGCCGGGAATCTGGAACGCATCGTCGAGCAGCTGCTCGCGTTCTACGTTCAGAGCTTCCCGATCGCGGCCTCGATCTTCAGCAGCCACGACCTGGTCACGGCCCACCGGGAGAGCATGCACGCCCGAGGTGTGGGTCCCCACATGCCTGCCCTCATGGTCCGTAACTATCTGGAGGCGGAAGCGGACGCGGGCCGCATCGCGCGTGACGCGGATGCCGAGGCGATCGCTACCGCACTCACCGGCGCGGCGCTCTACCAGGCGTTCCTCGCCGCCTTCTCCGGTGCCCTGCAGATCGAGCACAGCGGCGAACTCGCACGGAGCCTCGTCGCAGTCGTCCTGCCGGCACTGGTTCCCGCTGGACCGAGAACGGAGCTGACCACTGATGACTGA
- a CDS encoding SDR family oxidoreductase, translated as MIAVIGASGRTGRLVAHQAAARGHPVTAVVRNATRFDPSAAARVAVAESTDAAQLAPVIAGCDAVLFCIGPVPGESTVIQQDSIAAALEAMGPTGVRRIVAISASGGVVDGDDPLSRYVAKPILARVLRDSNADTAAMEERLRESDAAWTILRPPRLTDKPATGRYRQRRDGNVRWHYLMRRSHLAQAMLDALHDDSSIHQTIAVTD; from the coding sequence ATGATCGCTGTCATCGGCGCCTCCGGGCGCACCGGACGCCTCGTCGCCCACCAGGCGGCGGCGCGTGGCCATCCGGTCACCGCTGTGGTCCGCAACGCCACACGATTCGATCCCTCGGCCGCAGCGAGAGTGGCCGTCGCCGAATCGACGGATGCCGCGCAGCTCGCTCCCGTGATCGCGGGTTGCGACGCGGTGCTCTTCTGCATCGGCCCTGTCCCCGGGGAGTCGACCGTGATCCAGCAGGACAGCATCGCCGCCGCCCTGGAGGCGATGGGGCCGACCGGGGTCCGCCGTATCGTGGCGATCAGTGCCAGCGGCGGGGTCGTCGACGGCGACGATCCGCTCTCCCGGTACGTCGCCAAGCCGATCCTCGCCCGGGTGCTGCGCGACAGCAACGCCGACACTGCCGCCATGGAGGAGCGGCTGCGCGAAAGCGACGCAGCGTGGACGATCCTGCGCCCGCCGCGCCTGACCGACAAGCCCGCCACGGGTCGGTATCGCCAGCGCCGCGACGGCAACGTCCGCTGGCACTACCTGATGCGCCGGTCCCATCTCGCCCAGGCGATGCTCGACGCCCTCCACGACGACTCGAGCATCCACCAGACCATCGCCGTCACCGATTAG